A genomic stretch from Budorcas taxicolor isolate Tak-1 chromosome 15, Takin1.1, whole genome shotgun sequence includes:
- the CAVIN3 gene encoding caveolae-associated protein 3, producing MGESALESGPVPGAPAGGPVHAVTVVTLLEKLATMLETLRERQGGLAQRQGGLAGSVRRIQSNLGALSRSHDTTSNTLAQLLAKAERVGSHADAAQERAVRRAAQVQRLEANHGLLVARGKLHVLLFKEEAEIPAKAFQKAPEPLGPVELGPQQPEAEAEESSDEEEPVESRARRLRRTGLEKVQSLRRALSGRKGHAAPTPTPVKPPRLGPGRSAEGQPEAQPALESKLEPEPPQDTEEDPGRPAEAAAVLQVESAA from the exons ATGGGGGAGAGCGCTCTGGAGTCGGGGCCTGTGCCCGGAGCGCCGGCCGGGGGCCCGGTGCACGCCGTCACGGTGGTGACCCTGCTGGAGAAGCTGGCCACCATGCTGGAGACGCTGCGCGAGCGGCAGGGGGGCCTGGCTCAGAGGCAGGGCGGCCTGGCGGGCTCCGTGCGCCGCATCCAGAGCAACCTGGGCGCGCTGAGTCGCAGCCACGATACCACGAGCAACACGCTGGCGCAGCTGCTGGCCAAGGCGGAGCGCGTGGGCTCGCACGCGGATGCCGCCCAGGAGCGCGCCGTGCGCCGCGCCGCCCAGGTGCAGCGGCTGGAGGCCAACCACGGGCTGCTGGTGGCGCGCGGGAAGCTCCACGTTCTGCTCTTCAAG GAGGAGGCTGAAATCCCAGCCAAGGCCTTCCAGAAGGCGCCGGAGCCCTTAGGCCCGGTGGAACTTGGCCCACAGCAGCCCGAAGCCGAAGCTGAAGAGAGCTCAGACGAGGAGGAGCCCGTGGAGTCCAGGGCACGGAGGCTGAGGCGCACCGGGTTGGAGAAGGTACAGAGCCTGCGAAGGGCCCTTTCAGGCCGCAAAGGCCATGCTGCGCCAACACCCACGCCTGTTAAGCCACCTCGCCTTGGGCCGGGCCGGAGTGCTGAGGGCCAGCCGGAAGCCCAGCCTGCGCTGGAGTCCAAGCTGGAGCCAGAACCTCCGCAGGACACCGAGGAGGATCCCGGGAGACCTGCTGAAGCGGCGGCTGTGCTCCAAGTAGAGAGTGCGGCCTGA